The Streptomyces sp. NBC_01268 genome window below encodes:
- a CDS encoding DUF5994 family protein, translated as MTSPAAPTRQARLALTPHTSLAGLLDGAWWPYSRDLSAELPSLVDTLEEHCGRITRLTANPASWPVVPRAVPVHGHTVHVGWFTEQDSDTMILLSSYNLHRCDLLVIPPETEPTSATRLMAAASTPGNLHTAGILMSDEDAPDRHLREARAGEDASKTEGGADVRPHFRPVVGARMIPLPRNMRR; from the coding sequence ATGACCAGCCCCGCCGCTCCCACCCGCCAGGCACGCCTGGCGCTGACACCGCACACCTCCCTGGCCGGCCTGCTGGACGGCGCCTGGTGGCCGTACTCACGCGACCTCTCCGCTGAACTGCCCTCTCTGGTGGACACGTTGGAGGAACACTGCGGACGCATCACGCGCCTCACGGCGAACCCCGCCTCCTGGCCCGTCGTCCCGCGCGCGGTCCCCGTCCATGGGCACACCGTGCACGTCGGCTGGTTCACCGAACAGGACAGCGACACGATGATCCTGCTCTCGTCGTACAACCTCCACCGCTGCGACCTGCTGGTGATTCCCCCCGAGACCGAACCCACCTCCGCCACCCGCCTGATGGCCGCCGCGTCCACCCCTGGCAACCTGCACACCGCAGGCATCCTCATGTCCGACGAGGACGCGCCCGACCGCCACCTGCGGGAGGCCCGAGCCGGCGAGGACGCTTCGAAGACGGAAGGCGGGGCCGACGTACGCCCCCACTTCCGCCCCGTCGTCGGAGCACGCATGATCCCCTTGCCGCGGAACATGCGGAGGTGA
- a CDS encoding PP2C family protein-serine/threonine phosphatase, protein MTVGRHEGSQGDDRSESFGETLLGGLLDHAHALPPDGVGPFVAGTVARIGGRDVQILLQDYGQQKLVPLTGEGLKDGEPLPIDDSEAGRCFLTARSVEVVSTDGTRLHVPLLDGGDQAGVLAVTLDTVDDDDRRLLHRIAGVLAGVLQTKNGCTDLFFRTRRGEAMSVAAEIQWSLLPPLAMSMPRVAVAGVLEPAYDVAGDSFDYALNGDVLHLAMIDAMGHGLDAATMATVAIGAYRHARRTSVELSEIYLFMDRAIAEQFAPDHFVTAQMLRLDTDTGRLQWVNAGHPAPMLIRDHRVVRRLNSPTTLPVGFGGDQPQISEVALAPGDRILCFTDGLVEEHESGQEEFGEGQLIDWVHRLDQADRNVRAVARDLSHTLRRARGETTTDDATLILVEWRG, encoded by the coding sequence ATGACCGTCGGACGCCATGAGGGCTCCCAGGGAGACGACCGCTCGGAGAGCTTCGGGGAGACGCTGCTGGGCGGGCTCCTGGACCACGCCCACGCGCTGCCGCCCGATGGGGTCGGACCCTTCGTCGCGGGTACGGTGGCCCGGATCGGGGGCCGGGACGTGCAGATCCTGCTCCAGGACTACGGGCAGCAGAAGCTGGTCCCCCTCACCGGGGAAGGGCTGAAGGACGGCGAGCCCCTGCCCATCGACGATTCGGAGGCCGGCCGGTGCTTCCTCACCGCCCGGTCGGTCGAGGTCGTGTCGACCGACGGGACGCGGCTCCACGTACCGTTGCTGGACGGCGGAGACCAGGCAGGCGTCCTGGCCGTCACCCTGGACACGGTCGACGACGACGACCGCCGCCTCCTGCACAGGATCGCCGGCGTGCTCGCCGGCGTGCTGCAGACCAAGAACGGCTGCACCGACCTCTTCTTCCGCACCCGCCGCGGCGAAGCGATGAGCGTCGCCGCCGAGATCCAGTGGTCGCTGCTGCCGCCGCTCGCCATGTCGATGCCCCGCGTCGCCGTCGCCGGGGTCTTGGAACCCGCCTACGACGTGGCCGGCGACAGCTTCGACTACGCCCTGAACGGGGACGTCCTCCACCTGGCCATGATCGACGCCATGGGCCACGGTCTGGACGCGGCGACCATGGCGACCGTCGCCATCGGCGCGTACCGGCACGCCCGCCGGACCAGCGTCGAGCTCTCCGAGATCTACCTCTTCATGGACCGGGCCATCGCCGAACAGTTCGCCCCCGACCATTTCGTCACCGCACAGATGCTGCGGCTCGACACCGACACCGGCCGCCTCCAGTGGGTCAACGCCGGCCACCCCGCCCCCATGCTGATCCGCGACCACCGCGTCGTACGCCGCCTGAACAGCCCCACCACCCTCCCCGTCGGATTCGGCGGAGACCAGCCGCAGATCAGCGAGGTGGCGCTCGCGCCCGGGGACCGGATCCTCTGCTTCACCGACGGCCTGGTCGAGGAACACGAAAGCGGGCAGGAGGAGTTCGGCGAGGGGCAGCTGATCGACTGGGTCCACCGACTGGACCAGGCCGACCGGAACGTACGGGCCGTGGCACGCGACCTGTCCCACACGCTCAGACGGGCCCGCGGCGAGACCACCACCGACGACGCGACCCTCATCCTCGTCGAGTGGCGCGGATGA